From the genome of Brevundimonas sp. NIBR11:
GGACCCTGATCGCGTCCCTCGCCCCGCCGCCGGACGAGGCGATGACGCAGAAGCACGGTGAGACGGCCTCGGCCCTGTCGGTCGCCTCCATGGCCGCCTATCGGGCCCTGGTCTACGAGACACCGGGCTTCGTCGACTATTTCCGCGCCGCGACCCCGATCAACGAGATCGCCGAGCTGAAGATCGGCTCGCGCCCGACCTCGCGGTCGAAGTCGATGGCCATCGAGGATTTGCGCGCGATCCCCTGGGTGCTCAGCTGGTCGCAGAGCCGGGTCATGCTGCCGGGCTGGTTCGGCTTCGGCTCGGCCGTCGCGGGCCAGGACATGGCCGAGCTTCGGGACATGGCCAGGGAGTGGCCCTTCTTCCGGACCCTGGTCCAGAACATGGAGATGATCATGGCCAAGTCGGACATGACCATCGCCCGCCGCTACGCCTCCCTCGTGCCAGACCAGGCGCTGGCGGCGACCATCTTTGGCGCGTTGCGGGCCGAGTGGGAGCGGACGCGGGACGCCGTCCTGGCCATCACCGGTCAGGACGACCTGCTGGGCGGCCAACCGGAGCTGGACCGTCTGATCCGGCTGCGCATGCCCTATGTCGAGCCGCTGAACCATGTGCAGATCGAGCTGATCCGGCGCAGGCGCGCGGGCGACGACGATCCGCTGGTCCGGGAGGGCATCCTGCTGGCCATCAACGGGGTGGCGGCGGGTCTGCGCAACAGCGGCTGACCGCAACGGCTCCGCTTCATGGCGACGATTTCATCAAGCGTCGCTTTTCGGCCCCGAGTTTCTCACGGCGGAGAAACATTGGGCCTGCATTTCTTGGGGGTCGCCGACAAGAGCGACGAACTCAGGAGTGCCCGACATGATCCGTTTCGCCGCCGCCTCGGCCGCCCTCGCCGTGGCCATCCTTTCCGCCGGCGCCGCCAGCGCCGCCTCCAGCTACCGCATCGCCATCGGCGACCTCGACCTGTCCACACCCCGGGGCGCGGCGACGTTCGACCGACGCATCCGAGGTCTGGCCGAGACCGCCTGTTTGTCCGGCGGGCCGCTGGACCAGGCCCGGTGCCGCACCGATTTCCGCCGGGAGGCCTTCAACCAGTTGCCACAGGCCTATCGGGACGATTACGCCCGGGCCCGCTCCAGCCGGGTCGTGGTCCGCACGTCTGACGCGCAGCGCTGATCCCAAGACCTAACGTGGGGTGCGGCTCAGAAAAAGCGCCGCCCGTTCATGGGTTTGAAGCGATTTGTCGGTAGGACGACAGTCCAACCTGGCAGTCCGCATGACCGAACACACTCCCGAGACCGAGTCCGACGGCATCGCCCTGGCGGCGCTGGAAAGCTCCGGCGCGGGCTGGTGGCGCATCCTCGATGTGGAGACGGCCTGGTGGTCGCCGCGCATGTACGAGCTTTTCGGCCGGAAGGCCGAGGACGGCGTGCCGAGCATTCAGGAGCTGTACAAGCTCTACCACCCTGACGACGCCACCCTGGCGGCCCGATCGATCATGAGCCTGTTCCGGTCCGATGAGCCGGTAAGCCTGCGCTATCGGGCCGTGCATCCCTCGGGCGAGGTGCGTCAGCATCTGACCTGGGGTCGGCGCCAGCCGCCGGATGATCAAGGGCGCCGCTGGCTCGTCGGCATGGTCCTCGACATCACCGACCAGGTCGATGACGAGCACCTGATCGAGGACAAGCGCGCTTTCCGGTTCGTGGCGGATCACACGTCCGACATGGTGGTGCGTCACCGCATGGGCGTGGGCATCACCTATGTGTCTCCCGCATCGCATGCGGTGCTGGGATATTCGCCTGCCGAGATGCTCGGCAGAGAGCCGGCCAGTCTGGTTCACCCGGACGACGTCCAGCGCATCCGGACCCTGTTGGCCGACCGTATCGCGCGCCGGGAAACGGTCTCTACCGCCGGCTATGAATATCGCGGCATCCACAAGGATGGGCATGAGGTCTGGCTGGAGGCCAACCCTCGCCTGGTCGTCAACGGCGCCGGCGAGATGACCGAGATCGTCGATGTCGTGCGCGACATCACGGCCCGCAAGCAGGCAGAGGCCGAACTGCATGCCGCTCGCATCGGGGCCGAGGCGGCATCGCGGGCCAAGAGCGAGTTCCTGGCCAATATGAGCCATGAGCTGCGTACGCCCCTGACGAGCATCTTGGGCTTCTCGCGCCTGATCGGGGCCGGCGGCGGACTGTCGGAGGGGGACCGGGGCTATCTCGACCTGATCCGCAGCGCGGGCGAGACCCTGCTGACCGTGGTCAACGACATCCTGGACTTCTCCAAGCTGGAGGCCGGCGCCCTATCGCTGGATCCGGAGCCCTTTTCGGTCGCTGCGCTGGGCGAAGGCGCGACCGCCCTGCTGCGCGAACAGGCCGAGGCCAAGGGGCTGACGTTAACGTGCGAGGTGGACGACGACGCGCGGTTGACCGGCGACGTGACGCGCCTGCGTCAGGTGCTGTTGAACCTGCTCAGCAATGCGGTGAAGTTCACGGCCTCGGGCTCGGTCCGGCTGACGATGACCACCGACGGTCGGGCGGACGGCACGACGTTGCTTCAGGTCAGCGTGACCGATACGGGCTGCGGTCTGGATCCGGCCCATATCGACCAGATGTTCGACCGCTTCACCCAGGCGGACGGATCGGTGTCGCGCAAGTTCGGCGGCACGGGTCTGGGTCTGGCGATTTCGCGCCGGTTGTTGGACATCATGGGCGGCGAGATCGGCGCGAGCAGCGATGGGGCGACCGGCTCGAGCTTCTGGTTCCGCGTGCCTCTGGCGACGACGCAGACCGAACAGACCGAGAGCGACGAACAGGCCGGCGCCGCGCTGGAGCGTCCGCTGCGCGTTCTTCTGGCCGAGGACAATCCGGCCAACCAGACCCTTATAGCGGCCCTGCTGGGGTCCATGGATGTGGCGCTGGACATGGTCGAGAACGGCGAAGAGGCCGTGCGCGCCGCGGCCTCCACCGCCTATGACCTGATCCTGATGGACATGCAGATGCCCCTCATGGATGGGCCTGCGGCGACGCGCGCGATCCGCGCCTCGGGCGACCTGACGCCCGTCGTCGCCCTGACCGCCAACGTCCTGCCCGAACAGATCGAACAGTGCCGCGCGGCCGGGATGCAGGGCCATGTCGCCAAGCCCATCGACCCGCGCGCCCTGATGGCGGCGCTCTCCGAATACGCCCGTCCAGCGCACGAAAAAGCCGCCGCAGCGTAAGCAGCGGCGGCTTCGTCTTTATCGACTGAGGCCTACGAGACCGGGAAGCCCCGGACGCGCAGCAGGGCGGCGACGTCGGGGTCGCGACCGCGGAAGGCGCGGTAGGCGTCGCCCCGGTCCGTGGTGTTGCCCGGCGCCAGGATGATCGACTTGAAGCGGCCGCCGATGTCCGGATCGAACACGTCGCCCGACTGTTCGAAGTAGGCCCAGGTGTCGGCGTCCATCACTTCCGACCACAGGTAGCTGTAGTAGCCGGCCGAGTAGGCGTCGGACGTGAACAGGTGATTGAACTGCGGCAGGCGGTGCCGCATCACGATCTCATGAGGCATGCCCAGACGGGCCAGCGAGGCCTTCTCGAAGGCGTCGATGTCGGTCGGCGGCGTCGCTTGGGTGTGCAGGTCCATGTCGACCAGGGCCGACGACAGATAGCTGACCGTTGCATAGCCCTGGTTGAAGGTGGCCGAAGCCTGAACCTTGTCGACCAGGGCCTGAGGCATGGCCTCGCCGGTCTGATAGTGCTTCATGAAGCGGTCCAGGATCGGACGCGACAGCACCCAGTGCTCATGCACCTGCGACGGATACTCCACGAAGTCGCGCGGCGTGTTGCCGTACGACGGGTAGGTCACGACCGACGAGAAATAGTGCAGGGCGTGGCCGAACTCGTGGAACAGGGTCTCGGCGTCGTCGAGCGAGATCAGCAGAGGCTCGCCCGCACCGGGCTTGACGAAGTTGTTGTTGTTGGAAGCCAGGATCGGCTTCGATCCATCGAGCGTCGAGAACGACCGGTAGGTGGTCATCCAGGCGCCCGACCGTTTGCCCGCCCGGGCGAAGTCGTCCGTGTAGTAGAGGCCGATCAGGTTGCCTGAGGCCTTGTCGGTGACTTCATACAGCTGGACGTCCGGGTTGAAGACCGGAGCGGTCGACTGGGGCTTGGGCGTGAAGACGAAGCCATACAGGCGCTCGGCCATGTAGAAGGAGGCGTTGCGGACCGCCTGAAGCTCGAAATAGGGCTTCAGCTGGTTCTGATCGAGGTCGTACTTCTGCTTGCGGACCTTCTCAGCGAAATAGAGGTAGTCCCAGGGCTCGATGTCGAAGCCGGCGATCGCCTTCATGTCGGCGACCTCTTCGGCGACGCGCGCCTTGGCCGGTTCCCACACGCGGTTCATCAGCGACTGGGCGGCGGCCGGGGTCTTGGCCATCGTGTCCTGCATCCGCCATTCGGCGTGGTTGCGATAGCCCAGCAGTTTGGCGCGCTGATCGCGCAGACGGACGATCTCGGCGATGGTCGAGTTGGTGTCGTTACGGTCGCCGTTGTCGCCGCGGTTCACGAATTTGCGCCAGACCTGCTCACGCAGGGCGCGGTCGTCGGCGAAGGTCAGGAAGGGATCGACGCTGGAGCGGGTGTTGACGATGACCCAGCCCTGCAGATTGCGCGACTGGGCGGCGGCGCGGGCGGCGGACTTGTTGGAGTCGGGCAGGCCGGCGACGCCGGCTTCGGTCGGAATGACCGTCCAGGTGTTCTCGTCGGCGACGACCTTCTGGCCGAAGGCGGTGAAGGCGTTCGACAGGGCGGTGTTGATCCGACCCAGCTCGGCCTTGCCGGCGGCGTCCAGGTTGGCGCCGGAGCGGATGAAGGCGTCGCGGCGGCGCTCGGCCAGACGCTTCTGCTGGGCGTTCAGCCCGTCGCGATCGGCGTTGTCGGCGACCGTCTTGATGCGCTGGAACAGGGGCTCGTTGAAGGTGATCTCGTCGCCGGCGGCGCTGAGCAGGGGCGAAACTTCGGTGTCCATGGCGTCATAGGCGTCGCCGCCGATGTTTGAGGTGGCCACGCCGTAGAGGTTCGAGGCGCGATCCAGCGGCTCGCCCGCCAGCTCCAGCGCCACGATGGTGTTGGCGAACGTCGGAGGCTCGGGGTTGTTGGCGATGGCGGCGATGTCGGCGCGCTGAAGCTCGATGCCTTCGATGATCGCGGCCTTCAGCTTGGGCGCGGTCATGGCGCTGAAGGGCGGGACGCCATTGTAGGGGCCCATCCAGGGCTGCAGCAGCTCGGCGCGCGGCGTCTGGGCGGGCAGGACGGCCCGGGCGATGCGCGCTTCCTCGGCGACGCTCGCGGGATCGGGCGCGACGAAGGCGGCCGAGCCGCCGCCCGCGCTGGCGCATCCGGCGAGAGCCATCAGGCTCGCGCCTCCGATGAGAAGCTGGCGTCTGTGCATGGGAAAATCCTGTTCATCTGACTTTGCTGAGCGGCACCCTAGGCCTCTGTCGCCTGACCGTCACCTGAACAGCAAGTAATCCCGTTGGACGGGGAAGCAAGGCGACGCTAGAGCACAGGCATGGCAATCGGCGTTTTTGACAGTGGCGTGGGTGGACTGACGGTCCACCGCGAATTGACCCGGCGGTTCCCCGAACGGGACTTCGTCTATCTGGCGGATCAGGCCAATGCGCCGATCGGTTCCAGGACCGGCGAGGAGATCGTCGAGATCACCCGCAACGGCTGTGAGCGGCTGTTCGCGGCGGGAGCCAGCGTCATCGTCCTGGCCTGCAACACGGCCTCGGCCGTGGCTCTGCGTCGTCTGCAACAGACCTGGGTGCCGGAGGCGTCGAAGCGTCACGGGCGGCCGGTCAATGTGCTGGGCATCATTGTCCCGACGATCGAGGCGGCGACGGGCCTGCCCTGGACCTATGAGGCCGAACGGCGAGGCGACAAGGTCGAGGCCATCGACATCACCGGCGTCTTTTGCACCGCCGCGACCGCCATCAGCCGTGTCTACGAGATCGAGATCGACAAGCGGCGCGAGGATCTGGCCGTCTTCTCCGAACCCTGCCCCGGTCTGGCCGGACTGATCGAACTGGGCGCCCCGGCCGAGGAACTGACCGTGGTGATCGGCGACCACGTCGATGCGCTTCGTCGCCGGATCGGCCGTCATCCGGACAAGGCGATCCTGGGCTGCACCCACTATGAGATCGTGGCCGATATCTTCGCCAAACACCTGCCCGAGGGCACGCCGCTGATCCATCAGCCGACGGCGGTGGCCGATGCGCTCGAGCGGTATTTCGAGCGACACCCGGAATACGGCCTGGGCCAGACCGGCCGCCGCACCTTCCTGACCACGGGCAAGACCGGGCCGCAGTCGGATATGGTCAGCCAGTTCTGGGGCGCGCCGCTGAGTTTCGAGGCGGCATAGCAACGCCTGGAGCGCAGACCTCCCGGTCCGCTCTCCCGATGTGTGACCTAGCCCTGAAGCGCCGTCTCGGACGCCGCGATGCGGCTGGCGGCGTGGACCACCGAGGCGATGCGGAGCGCGGTCTGGACCTGGGTGGCGGGGACGCCGTGCTTGCGCAGTTCGCCCTCGTGGGCGTCCATGCACGCGCCGCAGCCGTTGATGGCCGAGACGGCCGTCGACCACAGCTCGAAGTCCATCTTGTCGACGCCCGGATTGCCCAGGACGTTCATCCGCAGCCGGGCCGGGATGGTGGTGTATTCCTGGTTCTTCATCAGGTGCAGCGAGCGGTAGTAGATGTTGTTCATGCCCATGATGGCGGCGGCGGCCTTGGCCGCGTTCATTGCCTCGGGCGACAGCTTCTCGGCGGCGGCGGCCTCGATGGCCTTCACGACTGGCGCGACGCCGACGGCGTGGGCCGAGGCGAGGAAGCAGCCCCACTTCTGCTGGTCGTTCAGCACGGTCTCGGAGGCGAGGGAGCCGAGGTTCAGCGAGATGTCCTTGGCGTAGGCCGGCATCAGGTCGCGCAGGGTGTCGATGGACATTCTTGTACTCCTTCGGAGGCGGCTACCGTTCGCGCCGCGGGCGCTCACTACTTGAGCCGCTTTTGAATCTGGGAAGGGCGGCCGTCGCGCTCAAGTCGCGAGGCTCCGCGAGCCGAGCATAGCGCCCTAAGAAAGTGAGCAGCGAAAAGGCGGCGACGCACGCGCCGCCGCCTTCCACAAACTCAGAGAGCCGCCTTAGGCTGCGAGCGTTTCGCCGCCGACCGGGCGGTTGCAGGCGCACAGTTCGTCGGTCTGCAGGGCGTCGACGACCCGCAGGGTGTCGGCCGGAGCGCGGCCCACATTCAGGTTGGTGACATAGACGTGCTGCACGACATTGTGCGGATCGACGACGAAGGTGGCGCGCAGGGCCACGCCTTCTTCCTCGTTCAGGATGCCGAGCTGGCGCGCGAACTTGCCGCCGTTGTCGGCGAACTGCCAGATCGGCAGCTTCGACAGGTCGGCATGGTCGCGGCGCCAGGCCAGCTTCACGAATTCGTTGTCGGTCGAACCGCCCAGGACGACCGTGTCGCGGTCTTCGAAATCGCGGGCTAGCGAGGCGAACTCGGCGATCTCGGTCGGGCACACGAAGGTGAAGTCCTTCGGATAGAAGAAGATGACCTTCCACTTGCCTTCGAAGCTGTCTTGGGTGACGGCCTCGAAAGCCGAGACGCCGTTTTCTTCGTGCGAGTTGAAGCCCGGCTTCACGCCGGTGATCTTGAATTCAGGCAGCTTTTCGCCAACGCCGAGCATGTTCGTATCCCTTGGACTGATTGTGAATAGGAGCGGCCTGCGGGGGAGGTTGGCCGTCTGCGAGGGGTGAATGCGCGCCTCATCGGTCAAAGTCAAATAGATCATTCGATAGGTAGAGATAGATTTTGTCTATCCTCCTTATATAGAGATCGCCTATCCTACGGCCAAGATTTATCGATTTCCCTTTGATGGAAAAGGCGACCAACCTCCTGACATAACCATCCCAGGGAGGACATCATGATGGACGGTGAAAAGACCTCGAGCCCGATCAGCGACCCGAAGAAGCAGCCGGCCGCCCTGCGGTCCTTGCTGGGTCGGACCAATCGCGACTGGTGGCCGAACCATCTGTCGGTCGACATCCTGCATCAGCAGGGTCGGACCGGCGATCCGATGGGCGACAGCTTCGACTACGCCGAGGCGTTCAACTCGCTCGACTATGCGGCGGTGAAGCGCGACCTGACCGCCCTGATGACCGACAGCCAGCCCTGGTGGCCGGCGGACTATGGCCACTACGGACCCTTCTTCATCCGCATGGCGTGGCACTCGGCCGGCACCTATCGCACCGGTGACGGGCGCGGCGGCGCGGGCGCAGGCCAGCAGCGGTTCGCCCCGCTGAACTCCTGGCCGGACAACGGCAACCTGGACAAGGCGCGCCGCCTGCTGTGGCCGATCAAGCAGAAATACGGGGCCAGCCTGTCCTGGGCGGACCTGTTCATCCTCGCCGGCAATGTCGCGATCGAATCGATGGGCGGGCCCGTGTTCGGCTTCGGCGGCGGACGAGCCGACGTGTGGGAGCCCGAGAAGGACGTCTACTGGGGCACGGAGGAGAAGTGGGTCGGCGAGGAGGGTAACGAGACCCGCATCCAGCCCGACAAGGACATGGTGCTCGAAGAGCCCCTGGCCGCCATCCAGATGGGTTTGATCTATGTGAACCCGGAGGGGCCGGGCGGCGTGCCCGAGGCGCTGCAGTCCGCGCGGGACATCCGCGAGACCTTCGCCCGCATGGGCATGAACGACGTGGAAACCGCCGCCCTGACGGCCGGCGGCCACACCTTCGGCAAGGCCCACGGCAATGGCGACGCCTCCAAGGTCGGCATCAGCCCCGAAGGCGCCGACATCGCGCAACAGGGCCTAGGGTGGGTCTCGGGTCACGAGAGCGGGATGGGCGACCACACCATCACCTCGGGCATCGAGGGCGCCTGGACCCCCACGCCGATCACCTGGGACATGACCTATTTCGACATGCTGCTGGACCACGAGTACGAGCTGGTCCGCTCGCCGGCCGGCGCGAAACAGTGGCAGCCGGTCGGCAATCCGGACGAGACCCTGGCCCCGGCCGCGCACACCCCCGGCAAGCGCGTGCCGACGATGATGACCACCGCCGACATGGCCTTCAAGGTCGACCCCGCCTACCGGGTCATCATGGAGAAGTTCCGCGCCGACCCGGCCTATTTCGCCGATCAGTTCGCCCGCGCCTGGTTCAAGCTGTGCCACCGCGACATGGGACCGAAGATCCGCTACCTCGGCCCGGACGTCCCCGCCGAGGACCTGATCTGGCAGGATCCGATCCCGGCCCATACCGGACCGACCCTGTCGGACGCCGATGTGAAGACGCTGAAGGACGCCATCGCCGCGTCCGGCCTGTCGGTCGCCGATCTGGTGCGGACGGCCTGGGCCTCGGCCGCGACCTATCGCGGGTCCGATCACCGGGGCGGGGCCAACGGCGCCCGCATCCGCCTGGCGCCCCAGAAGGACTGGGAGGTCAACGAGCCCGAAAAGCTGTCGAGGGTCCTGGCCGCCTATGAGAGCATCAAGGCGTCGTCGGGCCTGAACGTCTCCATCGCCGACCTGATCGTTCTGGGCGGCTCGGTCGGGATCGAGCAGGCGGCCAAGGCGGCGGGTCACGCGATCGAGGCGCCCTTCACGCCGGGCCGCACCGACGCCACGGCCGAACAGACCGACGTCGAGGGCTTCAAGGTTCTGGAGCCCCGCGCCGACGGCTTCCGCAACTATCTGCAGGTGCGCTTCAACGTGCCCACGGAGGAGCTGCTGGTCGATCGGTCTCAGCTGCTGGGCCTGACGGCGCCGCAAATGACGGTGCTGGTCGGCGGCCTGCGCGTCCTCGGGATCAACCACAGGGATTCCAGGGACGGCGTCCTGACGGAGCGTCCGGGTCAGCTGACCAACGACTTCTTCGTCAATCTGCTCGACATGAACACGGCATGGAAGCAGGTCGACGGCTCGGCCGACGAGACCTTCGTCGGGTCGCATCGCGGCACCGGCGAACAGAAATGGACGGCGACGCGCACCGATCTGGTGTTCGGCTCCAACTCCCAGCTTCGCGCCCTGGCGGAGGTCTACGCCTCGGCCGATGCGGGCGAGAAGTTCGTCCGGGACTTCGTCGCAGCCTGGGTCCAGGTGATGAACAACGACCGTTTCGACCTGCCGGCGCCGCGCCTGCGGGCCGAGAAACTGGCCAGCTGAGCGTGGACGCGCCCGCCTCGACCCCGCGGTCGAGGCGGGCCGCTCCATAGATTCGATCGATGGCCTTTGCCTCCGATCAAACGAACGCCTATGTCGGCCGCATGCTGCCGACCCTGCGCCAACTCCAGTACCTGAAGCTCCTGGCCGAGCACGGCTCCTTCAGCCGCGCCGCCGAGGCGGCCCTGGTCAGCCAGCCGGCCTTGTCCGCCGGAGTGCAGGAGCTGGAAAAGGTCCTGGGCGCGCCCGTGGTCGAGCGGACGCGGGGAAATGTCCAGCTGACGGCCGTCGGCGCCGAGGCCTGTCGTCGCGCCGAGGATGTGTTGGCCCGGACCGAGGATCTGGTCGAGGCGGCGCGAAACGCCGGGCGGCCCCTGTCGGGGCGGTTGCGGCTGGGTGTGATCCCGACGGTGGCCCCCTTCCTCCTGCCTGCGACCCTTCCGGGGTTGAAGGCCGCCTATCCGGCGCTTCGCCTCTTTATCCGCGAGGACCTGACGCCGCGCTTGATCGCGGGACTGAAGGCGGGTCAGCTGGACTGCGCCGTGATCGCGCTTCCGTACGAGGCCTCGGGGATCGAGCACGCGCGCATCGGCGATGACGAGATTCTGGCGGTGGCGCCGGTGGGGCATGCCCTGGCCGGGCCGGGCGCCGTCGGGCCGGGCTCGCTGAAATCCGAGGATCTCATCCTGCTTGAGGACGGCCACTGTCTGCGCGACCAGGCGCTCGCCGCCTTCGATATCGAGGCGCCCAAGGGGGACGACGTCTTTGCGGCGACCTCGTTGCATACGCTGGTGCAGATGGTCGGTTCGGGCCTGGGCGTGAGTTTCCTGCCGCAGATGGCGGTGCGGGCCGGGCTTGCCGATAATCCGTCGGTCGTGACCCGCCACATCGCCCCGACCGGCGCCCGCGCCGTCCCCAGCCGCGAGATCGTCGTCGCCTGGCGCTCGGGATCCAGCCGGGCGGCGGAGGCGCGCCTGCTGGCCGAGGCCATGAGTTCGGACGGAGCATTGCAGAAAAGAAACTAGGCGATCCGCAAGCGTTGCTGCATCTGGCCGAAAGACACTGTTTTTCGGACCCGAAGATGAAGATCCCCGCCCTTTTGCTGATCGCCTCCGCCCTGTCCTGCGCCGCCTGCGCCCCCGTGGTTCAGGGCGGTCCGCCGCTCGGCCTGCCGCCGGGCCTGGCCGAGACGGCCTCGGTCGGCACTGTCTATGTCTCGACAGGCTGGGTGAACGCGGACGAGGATTTCGCCTCGACCTTCGCCGAGGAGGTCGACGAGGAGATGCAGTCCTGCGCCTACGGCACCTATCCGCTGGACCTGCGCATCCATGTCGACGAGGTGCGCCGCGCCGGCCGCCTTCAGACAGCCCTGACCGGCGAAGGCGAGCACGAAATCCGCGCCGTGGCCGAACTGGTCGATCCTCGCCGGGACAACGAGATCATGGGCCGCTATCCCCTGATCGTTCGCGCGGACGCCGGCGGCCGTCTGGCCGGGGTTCTGGGCGATCGCCAGATGATCGCATCGGAGGCGTTCGGCCGCGCGCTGTGCGACGCCGCCTTCGCCCGCAATCCCCGCCGACCCGGCCCGCACAACGCGACGGCGGGATAAAGAAAAGGCCGGCGGATCGCTCCGCCGGCCCTTCGATCTTTCACCCTGTCGCCAGACCTATTCGGCCGCGATCGGCTCCGAGCCGTCGTTGGCCAGGTTCCGCAGGACGTACGGCATGACGCCGCCGGCGCGCAGGTATTCCAGCTCGGTCTGGTTGTCGATGCGGCAGCGGACCGGGAAGCGGGCCATCTTGCCGTCCGACGGACGGAACAGCTCGACCCACAGGTCCTGGCGCGGCTTCAGACGGCCGGTGTTGGCGTCGGTCAGGCCGCGGATGGTGACGATCTCCTCACCCGTGAGGCCCAGCTTCAGCCAGCCGTCCTGTTTGAACTGCAGCGGCACCACGCCCATGCCGATCAGGTTGGAGCGGTGGATCCGCTCGAAGCTCTCGGCGATGACGGCGCGGACGCCCAGAAGGTTGGTGCCCTTGGCCGCCCAGTCGCGCGACGAGCCGGTGCCGTATTCCTTGCCGGCGAAGACGACCAGCGGACGGCCCTCCGACTGGTAGCGCATGGCCGCGTCGTAGATCGACATGGTGTCGCCCGACGGGAAGTGCTTGGTCACGCCGCCCTCGATGTCAGGCGTGATCTTGTTGCGGATGCGGATGTTGGCGAAGGTGCCGCGCATCATGACTTCGTGGTGGCCGCGACGGGCCCCGTAGGAGTTGAAGTCCAGAGCGTCCACGCCGTGGTTGGTCAACCACTGGCCGGCCGGCGAGGTCTTCTTGATCGAACCGGCCGGGGAGATGTGGTCGGTGGTGATCGAGTCGCCGAAGATGGCCAGGACGCGGCCCTCGACGATGTCCTTCACCGGCGCCGGCTGCATCGACAAACCTTCGAAGTACGGCGGGTTGGCGACGTAGGTCGAGGAGCCGTCCCAGCTGTAGGTCTGGCCGCCGGTGACCTTGATCGCCTGCCAGTGCTTGTCGCCCTTGAAGACGTCCTTGTAGCGTTTGGCGAACATGGCCGGGGTGACCGACTTGCGCTGGATGTCGGCGACTTCCTGGGTGGTCGGCCAGATGTCCCTCAGGAAGACGTCCTTGCCCTTCTTGTCCTTGCCGATCGGCTCCTTGGTGATGTCGATCCGCATCGAGCCGGCCAGGGCGTAGGCGACGACCAGCGGCGGCGAGGCCAGGTAGTTGGCCTGGACGTCCGGGTTCACCCGACCTTCGAAGTTGCGGTTGCCCGACAGGACCGAGGTCGCGACGATGCCGTTCTCGTTGATCGCCTTGGAGATCGCCGGGTCCAGCGGGCCGCTGTTGCCGATGCAGGTGGTGCAGCCGTAGCCGACCAAGTTGAAGCCGATGGCGTCCAGATCCTTCTGCAGGCCGGCGTCGGTCAGATAGTCGGTGACGACCTGCGACCCCGGGGCGAGCGAGGTCTTGACCCAGGGCTTGGGCTTCAGGCCCAGGGCATTGGCCTTCCTCGCCACCAGACCGGCGGCGATCAAGACCGAGGGGTTGGAGGTGTTGGTGCAGGAGGTGATGGCCGCGATCACGACATCGCCGTCGCCGACCGTGAACTTCTCACCGTCCACCGCGACGCGCGCGGCGTCCGGGGTGCGGGCGAAGGTTCCGGTCAGGTGGCCTTCAAACTCGGGAGCGGCGGTGGTCAGCTCGACGCGGTCCTGCGGACGCTTCGGACCGGCCAGCGAGGGCACGACGGAGGCAAGGTCCAATTCCAGGGTGTCGGTGAAGACCGGCTCTTCGG
Proteins encoded in this window:
- the acnA gene encoding aconitate hydratase AcnA, which produces MPSVDSLKTRQDLSVGRKKYAYYSLPAAEEAGLAGISRLPRSMKVLLENLLRNEDGVSVTEADLKAVAAWIENKGSVEHEIAFRPARVLMQDFTGVPAVVDLAAMRDAMSALGADATKINPLVPVDLVIDHSVMVDHFGTAKAFGQNVEREYERNIERYNFLRWGSSAFNNFRVVPPGTGICHQVNLENLAQTVWTLTEGKTTVAYPDTVVGTDSHTTMINGLAVLGWGVGGIEAEAAMLGQPIPMLIPEVIGFKLTGRLPEGATATDLVLTVTQMLRKKGVVGKFVEFFGDALTGLTLEDQATIANMAPEYGATCGFFPVSQATIDFLTATGRDKARVALVEAYAKAQGLWIDENSEEPVFTDTLELDLASVVPSLAGPKRPQDRVELTTAAPEFEGHLTGTFARTPDAARVAVDGEKFTVGDGDVVIAAITSCTNTSNPSVLIAAGLVARKANALGLKPKPWVKTSLAPGSQVVTDYLTDAGLQKDLDAIGFNLVGYGCTTCIGNSGPLDPAISKAINENGIVATSVLSGNRNFEGRVNPDVQANYLASPPLVVAYALAGSMRIDITKEPIGKDKKGKDVFLRDIWPTTQEVADIQRKSVTPAMFAKRYKDVFKGDKHWQAIKVTGGQTYSWDGSSTYVANPPYFEGLSMQPAPVKDIVEGRVLAIFGDSITTDHISPAGSIKKTSPAGQWLTNHGVDALDFNSYGARRGHHEVMMRGTFANIRIRNKITPDIEGGVTKHFPSGDTMSIYDAAMRYQSEGRPLVVFAGKEYGTGSSRDWAAKGTNLLGVRAVIAESFERIHRSNLIGMGVVPLQFKQDGWLKLGLTGEEIVTIRGLTDANTGRLKPRQDLWVELFRPSDGKMARFPVRCRIDNQTELEYLRAGGVMPYVLRNLANDGSEPIAAE
- the katG gene encoding catalase/peroxidase HPI — its product is MMDGEKTSSPISDPKKQPAALRSLLGRTNRDWWPNHLSVDILHQQGRTGDPMGDSFDYAEAFNSLDYAAVKRDLTALMTDSQPWWPADYGHYGPFFIRMAWHSAGTYRTGDGRGGAGAGQQRFAPLNSWPDNGNLDKARRLLWPIKQKYGASLSWADLFILAGNVAIESMGGPVFGFGGGRADVWEPEKDVYWGTEEKWVGEEGNETRIQPDKDMVLEEPLAAIQMGLIYVNPEGPGGVPEALQSARDIRETFARMGMNDVETAALTAGGHTFGKAHGNGDASKVGISPEGADIAQQGLGWVSGHESGMGDHTITSGIEGAWTPTPITWDMTYFDMLLDHEYELVRSPAGAKQWQPVGNPDETLAPAAHTPGKRVPTMMTTADMAFKVDPAYRVIMEKFRADPAYFADQFARAWFKLCHRDMGPKIRYLGPDVPAEDLIWQDPIPAHTGPTLSDADVKTLKDAIAASGLSVADLVRTAWASAATYRGSDHRGGANGARIRLAPQKDWEVNEPEKLSRVLAAYESIKASSGLNVSIADLIVLGGSVGIEQAAKAAGHAIEAPFTPGRTDATAEQTDVEGFKVLEPRADGFRNYLQVRFNVPTEELLVDRSQLLGLTAPQMTVLVGGLRVLGINHRDSRDGVLTERPGQLTNDFFVNLLDMNTAWKQVDGSADETFVGSHRGTGEQKWTATRTDLVFGSNSQLRALAEVYASADAGEKFVRDFVAAWVQVMNNDRFDLPAPRLRAEKLAS
- a CDS encoding hydrogen peroxide-inducible genes activator, which gives rise to MLPTLRQLQYLKLLAEHGSFSRAAEAALVSQPALSAGVQELEKVLGAPVVERTRGNVQLTAVGAEACRRAEDVLARTEDLVEAARNAGRPLSGRLRLGVIPTVAPFLLPATLPGLKAAYPALRLFIREDLTPRLIAGLKAGQLDCAVIALPYEASGIEHARIGDDEILAVAPVGHALAGPGAVGPGSLKSEDLILLEDGHCLRDQALAAFDIEAPKGDDVFAATSLHTLVQMVGSGLGVSFLPQMAVRAGLADNPSVVTRHIAPTGARAVPSREIVVAWRSGSSRAAEARLLAEAMSSDGALQKRN